ACGGACCAGTCTCGTAGCCGGTCTCGTAGCTAACCTTGACAGCTGGCTATCATGCCTGCCCTTCGTAGCGCATATCGTCCGTTTCTTTATCGTTGCTAATTGGGCCATTCGAGCCCTTCGTGTGCATGCTACTCGCCATGACTCGGAGCTCTTTCAATGATTTAGCAGCTACTTAGAAGCTTATAAATTAGCGGTCGCCCCGCCGATCTTCCTTAAAAACGCTCGCCGCACCTAGGGCTATCTCGGAGTAGAGGTGCCCCATGTTGCGGTAGAGTGTGTCGGTTCTGTCCAGCTCTGATATCATGTCGTTTCTCGTTCGCTTGTCCTGGAGGCTGCCGCTCCAACCTCGATGTAGACAGAACTAGCTGCAGAAATTGAAGACTGACATGGTTGTCGGAGGCCCATGTTTAGTACCGCATCGCGTTCACCACCTCAAGTTCTCAGGGATCTCCGCAATGCATACGGGTGCTTGCTGCTTGTATACTGATTACCCTGCAGGTAGCTATGCGTTCAAGAAAAGAAGATTGTTATCGTCGTTTTCATACATGAGCTAAAATAGGCCGGTCTTTGATCTTCGCTTCACGTCTATGTTATTTGCCTACCACACGTCTCGCGTCTGCTGCGGAACTTGCTCCCTGTGTTGACTGTCTCGATCCTCACTCGTCACGTCAACCTGCTTTGACACCACTATGCTTCCGGGAGGGCCTTGTtcgcccgaggacgaggccgttcTGTATCCCAATGTCTGCATCTTGACGCCTTTTACCATTTGCTCCTCACTCTCGCTAAACGTCATGTTCGCGGTGATGGGGTTCGCGCTGggagggccgcggcgatTTCGGCTGTGAGAAttgccgcctccaccgcctaTCGTCTGAAAGCCCGCAGGAGTTTTATACGTCTTCTGAGAAGAATTCAGGGCACTTCCGAAGAGTGGTGTGAGCCAGGACTTGAACAGAGGGAAGATCATTGGCAGGTTCgtggtgatgacggcaaCGAAAGACTCGCGCGTGCCCCATGAGCCGGCAAGCTGTGCGCCGTTGATTGGATCCTATGCAAATGAGGTTAACGACTTTGACACTAAAGTTGTGCTTTCAAAGCTTACCACCAAGACGAAGATACTCTTGAGTGTGGCGCAGACAAGTACGAAGATGCCAGAGCCCAGCACAATAGTGGAGGCAATTTTCTTCGGCATCTTCAGGCTGGACCGCCATAGCATAGGCAGTGGAATCGAAATCAGGTATAGATCCGTCGAAACATTTGAAGCAAACGAGACCCAGACAATGGGCCTAGATATTGCTGCTTGACAGCTGTCTGTATTTGAGCAATTGTAAGCAGGAGCTAGCACAAAAATGAAGCGCGAGATACTGACTGCTGGGGTCTGGATTGATCTGCCAGTACTTTGTGAAAGGTCTACAGGCGGCGAAGATCGTGATGATGGAGGCGAAAAAAGTCCCTATAACCAGGAAGAAGCCAATGTGGATGCGTATCCGATATGGTCTCCCGAGACCCTCCTGTAATGCGAGTCAGATTGTATATTCTACCGGGTAGATGGAGTAGTAAGAAGTCGGCATACGGTCAATCGtatgaagaagaagagcatgGACAGCTTGAATGACCAGATGAGGGCAGAGTAGATGGTCCAGCCCGATATTTGTATCTTGCTGCCTATGATCCTGTAATAATGGCAAATGTAAGCACCCTGTTCCATGGGGCCGGCCGAAGTTTGCCGGATCAACGAACCTGGATCGGAACTCCTGGCTATCAGGGGAGAGCGCGGCCCGCTCCGCATCCGTCATGCCATTGTTTGCCAGCCCGTGGGCGACAGTGCCGACGCTGtaggccaggccagcctgAGCAGTATAAAATACCTATGCACACGAGAACAATATTAGAGGCAGGGCCATGCATGTCAAATTGAGGCATCACGAACCATGCCAACCCAAGCCAAGTAGTCGTCCGGTCGCAGGTTCTTGAACCCAACAGCGCGGACACGAGCGTATGTCCTCAAAAGGGTCGCAAAGAGACCGATGCCATAGAGAGTCCACGACTCGACCGCGAACTTGTGGAAAGCTTcttcggccgcggccgcagccgcagcttgGTCCGCGTCGGACATGTGAGCCGATCCTAGATCAGGCGAATGACAGGAGAGCGAACAGCGATGACCACCGCGGCAGCAAAGGTGGCATGACTACCACCCGTAGCGAGAGACGAGAGGATGGAGatgagacgagacgacaGGACCAAATTCAGCATACCGGGGACCGAAGCAGACTTCAAGGAATTTCAGGTCGGCTGGGaggcccctcctccacaaCTCTCTCCGCTGTCCAGACAAGGCCCCTGGATGGATTCAAACGGGCTACCTGAGTGCCGCCCTACGTCGCAaacgcagacgacgaggtcgcatTACTGGATCGCGCGAGTGCCAGCGGCACTAAGACGGTGTGCCGACCCAGAAGGACGGAGAGATCGGCATGCAAAAGTCTGGTCCGGCTAGCGCAGTCGAAACGTTCGGCAGCTGCTTGGCGAGCAAAGACTAGGCGAAAGTCCCAGCTAGCCAGGAAAAGGGGCATGAAAGATGGGAAGAGGCCATTGCGTTGGCGTTTGACGAGGCTCTTTTGCGGCGAGCCGGGGCCAGAGCCAGAGTTAGAGCCGGGGCTGGGACTGGGGCCGACGCCAGGACTTGgaagcaaggcaggcaggcagacaaaCCCCTCAGGAAAGAGCACCCGCCGCAACACACGCGCTTGCCTTGCGTGGCAAGGTTTCGTAGAAAAGAAGCTCGCTCCTTCTCCCGCTCGTTCCAGCCGCCCAGTCCAGCCTAGGTCAGGCTCTCACACAGTGGTCGGATCCCGACTTAGCATCTGAGACTGACGCCTCGCAGCACCATCCGGCTCCCCTGGGTCCGAGCCAATGCATCATCAAGATGTCGCGCCATTCTATCATGATATCATTCACGGCACTGCTCGGCCGGGTTCCGTCCCTTGATCGCCCAacgacgatgcgatgcgatgcgcaCTGCGACTGACGCAGATTTGCCGCGTGCGCGGAGGCTCCCGTGcgcacggccgcggcccacGTCAACGTCGGCGACCGACCACGCGAACCTTTGTGCGAGGAAGATAGTTACGGCAAGCAGGATTCTAGGGTCGTTAGCTGTGGGTTCGCCGTGACGACATGGTTCGCCCCTGCGCCGCATCCACGGCCCCGGGCCAGCTCCAGGCCCGTCTTGGGAATagcggcagccgcgggcgCGACCAACGGCCACAGGCCCTTGCAGCTGGTGGGCCGACCGTTCGCCGGCTACGACCCGATTCTGCAGCGCGAGTCATTGCCAGAACCCCTTGATTGACCACGAAGAACTCATCCTACAACTACATCGCGCTGGGGCTCTGTCGCAATACACAACATACTACGAAGTAGCTACTGCCTGGACTTTTAACCTATTCGTATGCACAGCGTATTCGTACGTGCGAGACAGAGCCCGAAGATATGCGGAGGGCCCATACATTTCGCAGACCCTCCACGCCGATCGCCCCGACGCCCTCTTGCCCTTCACAGCTGCGTTCTCATTTTCTGCGTTCAATGAGTGACCCCTTTTCCAGGTCCAAAGGCGAGCATAGCATCATCCCACAAGCTCCGGCTGGCCCTGCaaggggcgacgacggccgggaGTCGTGAGGTCCAATGTGACCATGGTGGCGAGTGACTTCAATGTGCATAGCTCTCCTTGAGTTGATGCAAAAGTGATAGACTCGGGGCGACGCACGGAGATTGCCGACGCTATCCAGATGCCTAACTCATTCCTCTGCGTCTGCATACATATCATCTAGCGTGAGACCCGGCAGGTCATGAAACGTTCCTGTCGCATAATGCGCCTTAGCTGCCGGTGGCGCGGCTTTGCGGCGCCGTGGTTGTGAGCGGCATATAAAAGTCATTGCCTGGCCTCCCGATTGTTGTACGGAACGGCCCGTGAGGACATCAATATTGCCTTGGTTCGGCTCGATGGTCTCCGCCGTGCTGTGCTGATACATCACAGCGGCCATCATCTCCCTGCTACCGAGATAAGACTACAGCCGAGCGACatccttgttgttgttctaCCAAAAGTTTTAAAATGACTCAAAGGCGTAAAGCATAAGCACAGTTCTGGGTTCTTTGGTAGAGGAGTCTCCCAGGAGAGATGGCACAATGTAGCTCGGTGTCATTAGCTGATTGCCCggctcgtcgatgagctAGCCATCACTATGATACCTGGTCACTCAGAGGTGAGGGCTCACTCGATGGGAACAGCTGGGTTGGGCCCACGACTTTGCGTTGCGAGGACTAGCATATTTGCAAGACCAGCTTGGTAGGGGCCCTGAAAAAATGCTGGCAAGGCCATGTAGAGTGCCTCGACACCGCTCTGCATTTGTTGATGCAGTGCATTTTAGTGTGTCGACTAAACACTTCTGTCCATCTCACGATATCGAACTTGGGATGTACCGAGTCTACTTGCTGGCGGTCGCTCTGGCACCATTTCCAGTGAATAGTGATCTCACCGTTACTTCCCTTTCCCAGACTCGTGCATCAACAATCCGAGTACGACGTACGCCGGACTTGCAACCGGCTTATGCTTTTCGCGTGTGTATAAAGGTATTTCTGCGCAGATTTCTGGACAATTTGACTAATATAACTATACATCGAGCGTCATCCAAAGCGTAATTCACCATGGACGAAGTAGCCCAAAACCTCACAATTGACATTGTGATTCACTGCCGAGGGCCTGACGTCTCGATGTGCAAGGAAGCCTTGCTCTGCGTTGTGTCCACCTACTTCATACCTCttccgggggggggggggggctcccATCTCACTTGGTACAGTGAATGTGCCCTGAGTCCTCATGACTTGGGTCACCTTGACTGGAAGGACGGCCACCAACACTCGGTGGCTTACATCAAATAGTCCAATACCCTTTCAGAGCAGTATTCAAGCCGTAGAGCCTTGCAGGTAGGCACCTCTTCGCTCACAGGGGACCCCGGCAGACTAGGACAACCATTGAATCCATTATTTTCGATCTCTCACCTGGGGTAGCTTGCCACCGCGGACACCAACCCGTTGGACAGCACGGTCATTTCAATGGCGAGGATTCACCGCCCCAAGTTGACAGTACGGTAAGCCCGCGGGAATAAATGGGTTGTTCAAGGGTCCATGTCGTCAACGCTACGCTGAGGTtgccctcctctccttcctATCCAAGCTGGCGGTTCCCCAGGCCAACAAAACCTGGTCTGAAATCCAGCGATCTGAGAAATTTGTCGAGCTCGTAACTTCCGCAGGATGGCCCTGTGATCAATTGTTCAAGAGCGCAGCTACTCATGTCAATTGGCGATCGAGCCCTGACTGCGCATCAATAGTCACTCTGATGGATTGCAGACTATCACATGTCGGGCAAGCATGCAAGTCCCCTGCGGGGTACAATGACAATGGCCGGAAAGCCGCAACAGTCACGGTTGCATGATTGGCCGACCCGTATCGTTGGAACCTCTGTTGCAGATCCAATCACTTGCTACTTCGTTCGTGAGTTACCTACCACCCACTCAAGCCCTTGTGCTGGGCCGGAAGGGCCGAGAtctgcaggcgacggcgagggaggtTCCGCGCGGCCCGTGActgtgagagagagagacttTGCAAATGCACATCAATAAGACAAAGCAATGAAGAAATTAATGGTGGGACTGGGTCCATTGATACCTATTCGGAGTTTCCGGATGGTAGGGGGCAATCTGgagcggcacgggcggcgacaagcgAGCTCTGGGGCTCTGGGCCTCCGCAGAAAGGAAAGGCTTGTGgtggtcggcgaggcgcaaaGCAGGTGTGGTGTGCTCGCTGAGGCTATccaaggtggtggtgggtgggagGGGCGGTTGATGGCTTCGGGAGTGTTGCAGACagcgtggaggaggggggggcacGGCGTTGGctgagaggggggggggcaacaCAACGCGTTGCGACCCTCAGCCGTGGCACTGCGTTCGGTTCAACACGCGGAGCAGATTCGTCAACGCTTAGGTCAGGACAGCCATGCTTGCGCAATGAGGCACCATGTCAAGCTGACGGCaagagggcgggcggctgctgacgacgatggcgaccgAGGTTAGGACTGCCTGCGGCTCCCGCTGAGGTTTGTGAGGCCGCGGACGTTAGAGGACGGGGGTGCAGTGAAGATGGCCAGAGTGCTCCGTGCCGCTGGGGAGGGATGAGACAGGGCAAGGCATGCGAGTCCCCGCACGCGGTGAGCCATGCCATGCGTTGCTTCCCCGACAGCGAAGTGGAGTTGGAGGAAGAGGGTCGTCATGTCTCGATGGACGCATCCGCCAACCACTTAGACCAAGCGCGGGCCTGACGATCCCTCTCCGGCGTCTGGCCGCCAGAGGATGGAGAAGGAATTGTTTGCCCATCGCAATTCATGGTAATCAGGAAAAACGAAAGCGAATGTCTGACCCGGGGGCGTCAAAGACAAAAAGCGGAGACACGCTCGTCGCTCGTCTGGTGTTGATGGACGGGCgcagggctgggctggggacCGACCGGACGGGGCAGCGGCTGGCGGGGGAGACGGGAAAACGAAACGCATCATTTGGGGGGGCGGATTGAGCCGCGAGAAACGCCGCAACGTGCGGCGGTTTGCGTTGCCTGTGGGCGCGCACTACGTACATACGAATCGCACGTTCATACATACATGCGCAGTTGTTACTACTACCTGCCGGCATGGGCGTTCCATGGCATTGCCAAGACGCCGGGCGTGTCGACGCTTGCTTGTTGAGGACTtgggcgtgcggcggcgcatctgGGCGGGCTGCCTTGGATTTGACTTGAACATGGGCATCGCCCCTATTTAGGTTGCCTCCATGGCCCCGATGCCTCTGACCATCTTCAATGGATTGACTGCGCGCCGGCCAATGGGAGGGAAGGTGCGCAGCCGTTGCCCAGGCCGACTTTGCCGTCGCtgggaagagagagagagagatggtGGGGGAATGGAATGTTTATTTTTGGGGGGAGTCGCTGAAGGCGGACAGCGAGGACGAAGGCGTACTGAACTGGTACGTGCGCATTTCGCTTCCGTCGCCGGTCGCAGTCGCATTCCCCCGCCCCCTTTCTCTTTCTATTGCGGTAGGTCGGTAGGTAATCAcaacaagggggggggattgaATCAGCGGAGCGACGCTCTGGCGAGGCGAGATGAAGGGGTTTTATGATGGGCGAAATAGGATGCAATTCGGGATGGAAATTGGGGTTCCATCTGGTGACGGAGACGATCCACGGACCCCGGCACTGCCTAAGTTGCTTGCCTCTTTTTGACAGGAGGGtgaggcgatgatgatgatgggcgacgGTGAGATGGAGTGATGCATTGCTGGACTGGACTTGGGCCAAGCCCCTGGAGGGGCCAGCTTACGTCGTCCAGTGCAGGAGGGGCATCGAAAGATGAGGCAGCCCAGCGAGCGAGGCATTCACCTCGTGGGTGGATgaagaggatgacgacgagggccacACATGCACACCCGCCGGTGAGCtgtggagggggagggggggtccCCGCTGACGGGGACCCTGACAGACACTGGCCTCATCTCCAAACGCAGACCATCCAATGCACCAAGACAacggcctcgcggcgccTTGGGCCGGCGGGGCGTGCTGCCCTGGGCTGCGGTTCTACGGACCCCTCCCCGCAGCCGTCGACAGAGGGTGTGTGGGTGAGGTGGGTGAGCGCAGCCCGGGCAgcacagcccagcccagcccagcccagcccgcccccaaAACAGCCCAGCGTCATTAGTAGGAGTCCAGCTCGACGCAGTGGAGGCAGGCgccccaggcaggcagccgccAAGCGCAGTGCTCTGGGCTACTACTGTGCTGCACTCACCCgcggcagccaccaccaccaccaccacttccATCCCCGAGCCACCTCCACCGGCATTTTCACTTCTGCTACTATCAGAAACAGCTGACGGCCTGATGAGGCGCTCGTCCCCGTCGATAGCCCACCTTGCCTTGGACGGACCCAAACTGACTCTGGCACTATTATTTCGCGCAGCCTACGCAACCAAAACACCCAAAAAGCCtcccgtcgcccgctcgcccgcccaagCATATTCCTGCCATCTGGCCTGCTCGAGTCCCGCCGCTACCAGGTATTGATTCGGACGGGATCTGAACAGGCCTGCTGGTTCCTCCCCCTGGTCAGCGTCTTCCTCGATCCAATTCCTCCTTCGTCGACctctgctcctcgtccttgggTTGAGCCAATctcgccgtcctcatcgcAACGCAGCTTACGACGCTACCATCTCTGCCTCTCTGTCTTttttcccctccctctctcttcctctctctctctctctctctctctctctgcctctaCGCACGCAATCGCAACAACACGTGCCCCTCGCACCGATTATACACGAGCAGAGGCCGGGCACCTTCAACCATCCAattccctccccccggtcACCTCGACGAATGGAACtgagctgccgcccgcccgtggaTTCGGAACGGCTCTAGGGTGCCCCTGTTCCCTGtctctctcgcccgtctGCTCCTTGGCCCGCCACTCAGAGCGCAAAGGGGGGACCGTCTGCGCAGCCTTGTTGGACGTTCAGgtcgcccatcatcaccgcctcgccgcagcagcgacacgCACGCCGTCGTAATCGTCCGGGGTTTCCGCCTTGCTCGCTCGACACCCGCGTGCTCATCAATCATCCCGTCCCCTGTCGCCCCGCTCCTTCCGCTCTTCAATCTCCCGTCTTCTCGAACCTCGTCTGACTGCCTTCTTTTAATattgcccgcccgtcccTCGATTCGACTCTCCCCTCTCGGTCTCGTCCTCACGTCTTGTTGCCGTTGACCGGTCCTTGGTTCCGCTGTTGCCATTGTTGCTCTTCTGCGCTGCAGGCGTCTGTGTCGCCTCCCGCCTCGGCCCTGTGGGTTCGTCGCTCTGGGAGCGTTTGCTCGTTCGTCGCCCGGGCGTCACGCGATTCTTCGTGTTTGCTGCTCTCCACCATCCCGCTATTCTCTGAGCGACAAGCTATGGCTTGacccgaggaggagagcgatCTGCTTTTGTGCTTTCAGAACCCGTGTAGACGCCGATTCGCCTGCCAACCTGAGTGAGCCGCTCGCAAGGCaacgcatcgcatcgcacggcacggcgcggcacggcacggccgCGTCAGTCATCCATCGCGCGGCATCAccccgcccgctcgcggCAACACTGCACGTCTCATCCACCGGCTGCGACAGCATCAGTCACAGGAAAAATGGCCTCGCTACAGATGCAGTCGAGCACTTTAGGCGCTTCTCACAGGCCCATCAAAATCACAAAGTCGCGCGGGCGCACCGGCGTCAAGCCCATACTCAAAAAGTTGCAGTCTCACCACTCGGACCGCGAGTCTCTCGATCTTGACCGAGGCTGGGACGATCAGCCCTCACCGCGACTCAGTTCTCAAGACTTCGGGTACGGCCCTtacgacagcgacagcggtGGCTACTTTGGCTCGTCTGCCCAGTATGGCGGCAATGTTGGCCCTAGTAGGACGGCCCGCGACGTAAGCTTCTCACTTGCATCGGGAGACTACGGTAGCGGCGTGGGAGCCAGAGGCAAATACTCGCACGCGCGCTCCACCAGCGGCACCTCCCAcgcctccatcgccaccaccaatAGCAGCGGTCGCAATGGAGGCTCCTTCATCCATCCCTTCCAGCAGACCCCTcagatggccgccgcgacaccTCTCGCCTACGCGAACCCGCGCACGTCCTTCGACAACTCGCCCACCAtcaccgaggacgacggcgacgacggcgaccctTACCCCTCGTACCattccgccgcctcctccgccaacCGGCCAGCCGTCTACCAACCGGcgcatcagcagcaccagcagcagcagggccagcgaCGGCCCTCGCTTGCCAGCCAACGTACCGCCTCGGTGTCGGATGGCGCCCAAACGCTGCGGGCGACAGCAAGCAGATCCCACTCGGGCTCTGTGCAACGTCTCACCTCGAGCTCGGTGAACCAGAGCCGTTCCGAGCTGCAGCTGAGCACTGCCAACTCGGTCATTGATTCACCACTGTCAACGACGGCACCGCTTACAACTTCACCCACCTTCGTATCCTCCACCCAGGGTGCCTCTGCGAGCACCGCGACCACGGCCACACCTGCGCAGtcgtgctcctcgtcgacaagtcCCATGTCTCCTCTTCGGAGCTCGCTCGATATGAGCGGATTCCGCCTTCGCTCACGGAGCGAGGTCGACACCTTTACCCGTCAAGAGCATGTtcgcgaggcgcggcgcaaattcgaggccaaggagcgcgCCAAGGAAGAGAAATACGCGCGCGAACAGTCACGCAAAGAAGCGCACAAGCAAGAGCGCGGGCAGCCCCGTGTACAAAAAGAAAGCCACGGCAGCTTGCCCGGCGCCATCAACACAGCTGGTCTGCATCGAAGAAGGACGCCAAAACCCGATGTGGCCACCAATGAGCCCAACGAGAAGGACGTGCACGCCAGCCAGAGTCCCGATGGGGTGCTCGACCTCCAGCCCAGGGCCGATAGCGTGCAGTTCAAGTCGCCAAAGCGCACCAAAACGGCCAAGCACAAGACCATGGGCGTGTGGACATCGTTCATGCTGTGGCTCAGAACTCGACTGCTCAAGCTCGGAAGGTAGGAGTAGGGCATAAAGTGGTCTGAAAACAAGCCGCCTTCGAGTTGACTATGGTACCACATGTGGCCACAGCGGTCACCGGTATCTCAAGTGATTTTCCACCACCACATACTTTATCAGCCTGTATACCGACTGGCGTACACCATGACGCCTGACGATCCATAGCGGCACCCCCTCACAGCGGCAGTTATCACTTTCTCAAGCGTTTCGAACCGAAAAGTTCTGATCCAGCCAGAACGGTCGCAGAGCGCCAAGTCGTGTGGCGCAAACACGTCTGCGTCAACAGAACTACACTTATACGGCCGATCAGAACTGCTTTTTATCATTTTCTTGCGTGGCGTACAGGGGCAGAAAGGGGGGCCACGAGTGCGGATGGCCCCATTGCTGGCTTGCCAAATGCATTTGTTGTGACTACTGCATCGTTGAAAGGAGCTGGGACATGGGATGCGATACGGCAAGGGCCTTTGCGCCTTTTGCATGCTTGAGAGAAGGAAG
This region of Purpureocillium takamizusanense chromosome 9, complete sequence genomic DNA includes:
- a CDS encoding uncharacterized protein (EggNog:ENOG503P15Y~TransMembrane:7 (o25-43i55-75o116-137i149-175o195-218i230-252o272-292i)), with product MTDAERAALSPDSQEFRSRIIGSKIQISGWTIYSALIWSFKLSMLFFFIRLTEGLGRPYRIRIHIGFFLVIGTFFASIITIFAACRPFTKYWQINPDPSNSCQAAISRPIVWVSFASNVSTDLYLISIPLPMLWRSSLKMPKKIASTIVLGSGIFVLVCATLKSIFVLVDPINGAQLAGSWGTRESFVAVITTNLPMIFPLFKSWLTPLFGSALNSSQKTYKTPAGFQTIGGGGGNSHSRNRRGPPSANPITANMTFSESEEQMVKGVKMQTLGYRTASSSGEQGPPGSIVVSKQVDVTSEDRDSQHREQVPQQTRDVW
- a CDS encoding uncharacterized protein (TransMembrane:5 (o30-51i63-89o109-132i144-166o186-206i)~EggNog:ENOG503P15Y); amino-acid sequence: MSDADQAAAAAAAEEAFHKFAVESWTLYGIGLFATLLRTYARVRAVGFKNLRPDDYLAWVGMVFYTAQAGLAYSVGTVAHGLANNGMTDAERAALSPDSQEFRSRIIGSKIQISGWTIYSALIWSFKLSMLFFFIRLTEGLGRPYRIRIHIGFFLVIGTFFASIITIFAACRPFTKYWQINPDPSNSCQAAISRPIVWVSFASNVSTDLYLISIPLPMLWRSSLKMPKKIASTIVLGSGIFVLVCATLKSIFVLVDPINGAQLAGSWGTRESFVAVITTNLPMIFPLFKSWLTPLFGSALNSSQKTYKTPAGFQTIGGGGGNSHSRNRRGPPSANPITANMTFSESEEQMVKGVKMQTLGYRTASSSGEQGPPGSIVVSKQVDVTSEDRDSQHREQVPQQTRDVW
- a CDS encoding uncharacterized protein (EggNog:ENOG503P68K); translation: MASLQMQSSTLGASHRPIKITKSRGRTGVKPILKKLQSHHSDRESLDLDRGWDDQPSPRLSSQDFGYGPYDSDSGGYFGSSAQYGGNVGPSRTARDVSFSLASGDYGSGVGARGKYSHARSTSGTSHASIATTNSSGRNGGSFIHPFQQTPQMAAATPLAYANPRTSFDNSPTITEDDGDDGDPYPSYHSAASSANRPAVYQPAHQQHQQQQGQRRPSLASQRTASVSDGAQTLRATASRSHSGSVQRLTSSSVNQSRSELQLSTANSVIDSPLSTTAPLTTSPTFVSSTQGASASTATTATPAQSCSSSTSPMSPLRSSLDMSGFRLRSRSEVDTFTRQEHVREARRKFEAKERAKEEKYAREQSRKEAHKQERGQPRVQKESHGSLPGAINTAGLHRRRTPKPDVATNEPNEKDVHASQSPDGVLDLQPRADSVQFKSPKRTKTAKHKTMGVWTSFMLWLRTRLLKLGR